The Maylandia zebra isolate NMK-2024a linkage group LG7, Mzebra_GT3a, whole genome shotgun sequence genome contains a region encoding:
- the si:dkeyp-59c12.1 gene encoding ras-related and estrogen-regulated growth inhibitor-like protein produces the protein MDANIVVMGMESVGKSALTVRLLTRRFIGEYGDIESIYSHSFIVDGRAVTLNIWDSHYSQDFSADSSLFEKKVRWADGFVLVYSICDRASFNTVSRLIQTIKSTKDCLSADKVPIVIVGNKRDLHHRRTVTSEEGRLLALNTDCQFYEVSAAENYHSVLMVFHGLVDRLKDAKLTTKKPLRLKGIVKSMSAVFARRRTESF, from the exons ATGGATGCCAACATTGTTGTTATGGGGATGGAGAGCGTTGggaaatcag CGCTGACTGTCCGCCTGTTAACTCGGAGATTCATTGGAGAGTATGGAGATATTG AATCAATCTACAGCCACAGCTTCATAGTAGATGGGAGGGCGGTCACTCTCAATATTTGGGATTCACATTATTCTCAG GATTTCTCTGCAGACTCGTCACTCTTTGAGAAGAAGGTGCGATGGGCCGATGGCTTTGTTCTGGTCTACAGCATCTGCGACAGGGCCAGTTTCAACACAGTTAGCAGGCTCATTCAGACTATCAAATCCACCAAGGACTGCCTGAGTGCAGACAAAGTACCCATAGTGATTGTGGGTAACAAAAGGGACCTGCACCACAGACGGACAGTGACGAGCGAAGAGGGCCGGCTGCTGGCTCTCAACACAGACTGCCAGTTCTATGAGGTGTCAGCCGCCGAGAACTACCACAGTGTCCTCATGGTCTTTCACGGCCTGGTGGACAGATTGAAGGATGCCAAGCTAACCACGAAGAAGCCTCTAAGGTTGAAGGGCATAGTGAAAAGCATGTCTGCAGTGTTTGCCAGGAGACGGACTGAGTCGTTTTAG